A region of the Mesoterricola sediminis genome:
CAGCTTCGAGGCGGGGGCGGACGACTTCCTGAACAAGCCCGTGAACATCGTGGAGCTGCGCAGCCGCCTCCGGAGCCACCTGCTCATCCAGAGCCTCCAGGAGGAACTCCGGGCGGCGCAGGGCCTGCACCCGGGCTGGCGCTGGGAACCCCAGCCCCGGGCCCGGCTCCTCGTCGCCGGCTCCGCCGTGGACCTGCGGGAGTGGGTGGTGGACGAGTTGCGGGCCCAGGGCCATGACGTGCTGTGGGCGCCGGACCTGCGGGGCTGCCTGGAGCTCCTCGCCCAGGGCCTCCCCGACCTCCTGGTGCTGGATCACCAGCTGGACGACGGGGCCGCCGGCGCCTTCCTGGGCCACCTCCGCACCTTTGTGAAGAGCCGGGACTTGCCCGTGCTCCTGCTCTGCACCCGGGAGGCCATGGACCGCAAGCAGGTGGCCCCGGAGGCGGGCCCCGTGGACTACCTGGTGGTGCCCGCCCCCGGCGCCGAACTGCGCATCCGCGCCGAGGTGCTCCTCCGCGAGGGGCGGCTCCTCCAGGGCCGCAGCGCCGACCGCATCGGGGCGGGGCGGGACCTCCTGGCGGACCCCGCCACGGGCGCCTACTCCGAGGCCTTCCTGGAGGCCCACCTGGGCCTGGCCCAGGCCCGGCCCGGCGCGGCCGGCGCCACGCTGGCCCTGCTGGGCGCCGGCTCTTACCAGCGAGTGACCGGATGGCTGGAGGCGAAGGCCCTGGTCCTGCGCGCGGCCCGCACCCTGAACGGCGTCCTGCACGCCGGCGAGGCCCTCTGCCGGGTCGCGGACCGGACCTTCGTGCTGCTCCTGCCGGGCACGGACGCCCCAGGCCTGGAGGCCCGCATCCAGGAGGCCCGGCGGGCCGGCTTCGATGGGGTCCTGGCGGGCCTGACCGTCGCGCCCGGGGTCTCGCCGGGGATGACGCTCCGGACCCTGGC
Encoded here:
- a CDS encoding response regulator, whose amino-acid sequence is MESMGASRGNVPLRTILVVDDDAVVRRYLEAQLAGMGCRLVFAADGAEALARVAEDRPDLVLLDILMPGLDGFEVCRRLKDAPATRDIPVIHLTALGQEAKDRSFEAGADDFLNKPVNIVELRSRLRSHLLIQSLQEELRAAQGLHPGWRWEPQPRARLLVAGSAVDLREWVVDELRAQGHDVLWAPDLRGCLELLAQGLPDLLVLDHQLDDGAAGAFLGHLRTFVKSRDLPVLLLCTREAMDRKQVAPEAGPVDYLVVPAPGAELRIRAEVLLREGRLLQGRSADRIGAGRDLLADPATGAYSEAFLEAHLGLAQARPGAAGATLALLGAGSYQRVTGWLEAKALVLRAARTLNGVLHAGEALCRVADRTFVLLLPGTDAPGLEARIQEARRAGFDGVLAGLTVAPGVSPGMTLRTLAQRLREAAAGPEAP